In the Desulfomonilaceae bacterium genome, one interval contains:
- a CDS encoding KilA-N domain-containing protein: MAKIEVMKKEIAVHTWNEEDYICITDIAKYKNSDRTDDLIRNWLRNRNTIEFLGIWEHLNNPDFNSVEFDGFRKQAGLNSFTLTPSQWIERTNAIGIISKRGRYGGTYAHKDIAFEFASWISVEFKLYLIKEFQRLKENERKQLGWDIKRNLTKINYRIHTDAIKANLIPPELGKEQINLTYASEADVLNVALFGMTAKEWRAKRRNSIGNIRDEANVAQLVCLSNLENLNAHFINEGMQQAERVTKLNQIAIQQMKLLIDDSALKRLEAET; this comes from the coding sequence ATGGCTAAAATCGAAGTAATGAAAAAAGAAATCGCTGTCCATACCTGGAACGAAGAAGACTATATCTGCATCACTGATATAGCAAAGTACAAAAATTCAGATAGGACAGACGATTTAATTAGAAACTGGCTCAGAAACCGTAACACCATTGAGTTCTTGGGTATCTGGGAGCATCTTAACAACCCGGATTTTAATTCCGTCGAATTCGACGGGTTTAGAAAACAAGCTGGCCTTAACAGTTTTACATTAACTCCCAGTCAGTGGATTGAAAGAACAAACGCTATTGGTATCATCTCAAAACGAGGCCGTTACGGTGGAACATATGCGCATAAAGACATCGCCTTCGAGTTCGCTTCCTGGATTTCAGTCGAGTTCAAACTCTATCTCATCAAAGAATTCCAGCGACTCAAAGAGAATGAGCGAAAACAACTTGGATGGGACATTAAGCGGAACCTCACAAAAATCAATTACCGAATACATACAGACGCCATAAAGGCGAACTTGATTCCACCGGAACTAGGCAAAGAACAGATCAACCTCACTTATGCGTCTGAGGCGGATGTGTTGAATGTGGCTCTTTTTGGCATGACTGCGAAGGAATGGCGGGCAAAAAGGCGCAATTCTATAGGCAACATCCGTGATGAGGCAAATGTGGCTCAGCTTGTCTGTCTATCAAATCTCGAAAATCTGAACGCTCATTTCATAAATGAGGGCATGCAGCAGGCGGAACGTGTGACTAAATTGAACCAAATAGCCATTCAACAAATGAAGCTACTTATTGACGATAGCGCTCTGAAAAGACTCGAAGCGGAAACATAA